Genomic window (Ictalurus punctatus breed USDA103 chromosome 16, Coco_2.0, whole genome shotgun sequence):
TAAACTAAATTTAAGTAATATCACTGGCTAAACAAAATTatctgaaagagagacagaaaaattaaaaatcaatttctttaagagAATCAATGCTATAAATTACAAATCTTTACAACAGAGTTTTAACCTTAAAaacaagtatttaaaaaaaaggtcacaCAAAGGTTTAGGGGCCACCTCACTTTTTCTAAAAGTCCTGATAATATGTAAGGCAGTTTAGCACTGAACGTTGCATAGTTTTGAGTCTGTCAGTTAAAATAGGTGCTCCATTATATTAACCCTTTGGAAACATTCAGTTTCAGtgagacataaaaaaaatgtaagcttCAATGTAGTAAACACAGCAAATCTCATTCTCATTATTTCTGAAAATGAGATAAACATAAGGCACTCAGATTGCCTAACAATTCCTATATAACTGTTttaagtggggggaaaaaagttgatCAAATGAATTGATGGCAACTACAATAATCCACATAAAAAGATACAATGGTCCATGTTGCACAGCAACAGTAAGAACTCAAATTCTTCTGAATGGCTTTGCAACAAATCTGAttaggaaaaaaagaacactgTCAGTGTGTCACATCAACAACCCACCTACTGTCAAAAGGTGAGAAGTTAGATTCTTCATTGCAGCTGAAAAGCAGCATAAGGGTACAGCCGTCACCAGACCTAGAGGTATAGCCTCCTAAAGTAAAAAAGTTGTTTTAGTGACTGCCACGAACCCATAAATAACATTCAGTTTTTGTCTCAATCaatgatttcccttcactgtgtGGTTAAGCTGGCAGAAGCTACAAAGTCACACTTCAGAGAACAGCTCTCGGCTGTCATTGGGTCCCAAAAAGCTGCCTATGCCTCCGAATGCATCTCATTGTCATCAATCTGTGGGCTGTCATTGTCCCCTAGAAGCTCTGTTTCAGGGACAGATGTGTCATCGTTATGCAGACCATTCTGGGAAGCTCCATCAGCCATGTTGTCCTCAGCTGCCTTAGCATCCTCACTCAGCAGGCCGGTCTTCTCTGTGCCGGATGCATTGGATGGTGCTGTGGTGACATAACCTGTACTGGTGGAGCCACTGCCACTGTGGTGCGAGCCTGCCTTAGGTACCATCTGCGGGTGCATCTGCTGTGAGGGCATCTGCATAGGGATCTGCATGGGGTAGAAGTTCTGGAGGTATGGATATGCGGGCACAGGCTGGTAACCGTTGACAGGGATGTAAAGCTGGGGCGGTACCATAGGCCTCATCTGGCCCTTCATAGGCATAAACTGGGGCTGTGGGAAAGGAGAGGTCTTCTTTGGGGTGACATAGCGGGCAGCACTGATATTGCTGACAGGGCTTGTGCTCAGAGAGCTGGTCTGGGTGGTGTTGCTCGCCCCAGAGGTTTGTGCTGAGCTGTTGTAGTTGGACAAGCTTTCCCATGTGCGCAAGCGTGCATGGATGTCCTTGAAGCGTGGCCGGCGTGCCGGGAATTCATTCCAGCACTCCAGCATGAGAGTATAGATCCAGGAAGGGCAGTCATCAGGGCAAGAGAGGACTTGTCTGTTACGTACCATCTCAATCACATCTTGGTTGGAGTAGCCACAGTAGGGCTGCAGGCCATAGCTGAAAATCTCCCACAACACCACACCATAGGACCAGATGTCAGAGTCAGTGGAGAACTTGCCATACATTATGGCTTCTGGGGACATCCAGCGAATAGGGAAGGGACTGTTGCCCATCAGCTTGTAGTAGTCAGCAGAGTAGACCTCACGGAACAGCCCAAGGTCCAGAATCTTTACGTTGAGTTTGTCGCAGACCAGAATGTTTCGAGCAGCCAGATCTTTGTGGACAACATGATGACTGGACAAGTACTCCATCCCAGCTGCCACTTGAGTGACAATGTGCAGGAAGTCAGCCTGCTCAAGAGCTGACTTGACTGTTTTGTCATCATCAGAGCTGCCTACGTCCGAGTGGGGTGAGCGCATAACCAGGAACTCATGGAGGTCACCATGGCCTGAGTAACTGAAAACCATGCTCATGGGCTGCTCTTTGGTCACCAAACCCAGGAGGCACACAATGTTTGGGTGCTGGAGTCTGGACCGGAGTGTAGCCTCATGACGGAACTCTTCTTGCAGTGTTCCCTCATCCTTGTCTTTGACGGTCTTAATGGCCACCACTTGGGTCTGCTCTCCTGGTGCTGTGCCATAGAGGTGACCTTTGTAGACCTTCCCAAAGCGGTCCTCTCCGAGCTCCTCCATGAAGCGTACAGCTGATAGGTTGATTTCTCTGAGTTTTGCCTGATAGGAAAAGATCATACAGATTTACATATTATTAAAGTATACAGCTTTtgtataataaaatgaaatggagTGCTCTTCATGTTACCAACACAGTGGTTGACCTAGTGTAGTCCTGAATCACGTTATGGGTGGAGAATACTACTGAATGACAATGAGTTGCTTGTCAAGGCCATTACAGAATATGACTGATTACCTACTATGTTGCATTCATAACCAGAAAACAAGCTCTAACCGATGTCTAAAATAACCAACCGCTAGAATATCATGTCTAATCATATTATGTTGACCCAATTTAGAGTATGTTCAGTGTTAGAATAACAAAATCACGTCTAGCTTAAGGGTGTAGCTACTGGACTGGTGAGAGTAATACCTGCTTGTGCTGATTGAGAAGTGGCATCTCCATGTCCTGACTGGGAGAAGCAGTAAGTTGCCGACGAGGGGGGGTGTCGACTGACTCCTTCTGTTTGTTACGGCACATACACACCAGGAAGAACAAGCAGGCAATGACCAATGGGATAGCTATACTGGGGATGAGGATGTACAATATCTCCTTCTTCATGTTTTCAGGGGGCTCTGGAGTTGAAAACaattaacacaaaataacaCTGAGTAATGGTCAAGTAGCTGCACAGAAGTCTTTAATATGTAGATACattactgttttattatttattaatcatgATGGGAGGTTCTACTTACTGCATGGGCGGACATCACAGAATTCAATCCTCACATGGGGGTCAAGAGTGAAACACCATGGAGCCTCCATTTGTCCTCCAGGGTTCCTACAGAAGTTGTGTCCCCCTCTGAGCTCTGGGTAATCTTTAGGTGTCAAATGATGGCTGTGGGGATACTGATTTGTCCAGGGCTGACACTGCTGGCCAGATGTTGTTTTACTGACAACACCTCTGTAATTGGCACCACTGTCATTGTAACAGCTGTGATCTGAGGGAGAATCTTTCACAAGGATTTAAAATTAGGGAGCAGAAATTGACAAAAATTAACATTCAAATaatctaaacaaaacaaacaaacaaacaaaaaaaacataccaaaaaaacccaagaaACTCCACCTCAAAGACCACTAGAGGGCCCTCTTGATTCATTCTTCCAACAAATTAATTATCACACTTATTACATTAGACATTCAACTTGCTTATGACATGTCATGCTTGTCAAACACTAAGGGTTTAGCCAACCTCAAACAATGCAGTATGTCATACTATATTCTTAATAATATGCCTAATTGCAGCACTTTACTGCTAGAAATTACTGGGCATTATTTCTTAAGCTTCTACACTCAACCCAAGTAATCCAGGTAACTTGAGTTATGCTTGTCTTAGGTTTACTGAAATGtgaaacagaacaaaaatgCAAACTGGCTCAAAATGTCCTAAGACTGCTTTGGAAATCTTTGCTTCATTGCACAGGCATTTAATTATGGAATGCAATACAAAAAGCTTGTCAACAACAGGCTTCAAGATAGCACCAGTGAATTACGGCAGGTCCACCTACATGTCTCCAGACGGTTGGTGGGCACGCCAATGCGCATGCAGCTGGCAGCGTCTGGTGAGCCCGGGTGAGGGAGCAGCTTGCATTTGGGCAGCTCCAGTTGCATGAGGATGAGTGGGTGGGAGCGGGCGATGGTGTACTCAGCACGGCACAGGTCATTCTCAATCGCCTCACACTCATCTCTGCAGAGCTGGCGCCTCCTAGGGCCCCTCGTGCCTTCTTCGCACAGAGGGAAGACGTAGTGGCAAAATGAGGGAATGGCAAACTGCGAACACTGATCTGACAGCTGGGTGGAGGTGCCAATCATGGTAAATGCAGCTAGGCATGAGAAAAAGGGAGGAGAGAGGTGAGGCAAAGGTGCAGGTACATATGTTACTGCATATTTAAGTAATGGACGGTATTGGGTGTTAAATGAGAGGTCAGGTTTAACAGTTACAAAACACTTGAGAGCTTTATAAGAGTTTATAGCAGCCAGTCATTTCACACCACTATCCCAGCATGTGACTGCTTTAATTCAAGGTCTCACAGAAACTTATACTGAAAGTTACATATTTTCTGATCATATGAATTAGGTTCTTTAAATAAGCATACTAAAAAATAGGGTTAGCTGGCAGGACTACATTGTTTATAGGTAAACAAAGATTGCAATACTTCATAATATGGAGAAACTACAATGTCTTCTTTTAACAGATAAATataagtttattattaggttttGGCTTATAATTAATACACATAATATGTTCCAGATGTTTCTAGGACTCTCAAAAAATTTTACTCAAGCGAAATCATCTGATCTATTTTCCCCTAAGATATTCAGGGTCTGAAGCAGAGTACAGTAACACAGGAAAATTGTTTTgtatgccttttttttgtttagggtTATTTTCCTATTAGATAAAACCACAGAATCTTCAGAGAGATTACATGTAAATTTAAGCAATGAAATTACATGACAGAGctttccagagagagagagagagagagagagagagagagagagagagagagaggaagccgATTCATGCTGGGCTAAGGAATATTAGGAGAGCCTACATTTCTCTTATTGCAAAGGATTTATTTAATATCAGTACTTGGTTGCAGAATTAAACTCTCAGTTTTCATTTACTGCCCTTCTGATCCCTTTACAATAACGGATTTTTAACCAAACCTGGCATTGGTTTCTTAAAGGaatgaaaaatgcattttaatctgtttaatcTGTTCAGAAATGCTGTGAAGTTACTACACACGATCCTTCTCAATGTttgctgctctttttttttgtcatatttgatGCACTACATACTTTTAAACAAATACCGTATATAAAAACTTGAGTGTGCCCTAAGGTTAGACATGCTGGGTATGGGAAcaacacacagtgtaaagtgcaaGGTTAGCATGGCAGCAGTTCCTGAGGGAAGAAACAACTAGGATGTTTATCTAAAACATCAGACAAAATGGCTTGCCTAGAACTGACAATGTTTCTGTGAGTCACCTAAAAGGACCTAAATTACAAACTGCTTTGAACGTGATGTGAGACAAGAAGAGCACAACGACTTCCAGCTGGTGAATGCAACAAGAAATGATGTGAAAATTAAACATTCAGTGCTGAAAATGATTGTCATCACTTACCCGTGATGCGGTTCTCACTTTCTCCTTGCATCTGTAGAGACTCTACATAGATGCTCCTGTTCCCGATAAATCTTGCACATGCGATGCCTCGGTATGGCTGACAGAAGCCTTTCTCATGGGTCCTGAGAAACATAAACGATGAGACCTTTGTTAATCACTATGGTATTTTTCAGTATATCTTACAAATCCTCATGCTAACAGTTTGTATCTTATATGTGGTTACGTATATGCTGTAATCAGATTGTGGTATTATAGAACAGAAAATCTTTATAATCATATATGTGAATAAAAGCTTAGAATCAAAATATTAGTATCAGTTCAGTATTAAGACTCATATTTCTTGGCAGTATGACACATTAATCGTAATATGTTCCAGATGAGCAGCCGCACTTGCGGGCTCCACACAGAATCCCAGAACTGACCACAGATATGCTTAATTGTAACAAACCCAAAACATCAGTATCGTTATTGCCAGCAGCAAATACAGACATGCAAAAATTGATTATCAGCATCAGCCCATTTAAACATGAATATCCCTGCAGAGCGGAACATGAACTACTACATCCAAAGATGCGGATTTAAACCTCAGCAAGGGATATATGGACTCACTGACTTTTTTGTCCCAACATCAGCACATTAGGAACAAATCCTAGTTCTTGAACTTAGTAAATAGCGGACATAGCATTCGTTCTTTGTCATTAGTTTGAGTGTCGAAAATGTCTACAAACACCATACATTAAGTGACACCGTAAACATTTAACTTCAGGTTGACAACCTACAACGTCCCATTTTTCGCTAATTAGGGTGAAAAGGTTTCATTGATGTACCTCAATGACTCACTACGGTGTCTCGACAAGGAATACAACACTTCTGTTATGCGAAACAAGTGGCACACCTTGATACTTTAATGTCAGTGGAGCGGAAGTGCTTGcagtggaaaaaacaaaaggaCTTTCCACATCGGGTAGAGCAGCACATGcccacaaatgtacacacacacatatatatattatatatacataatatatatatatatatatatatatatatatatatatatatatatacacacacacatatatatatatatacacacatatatatatatatatatatatatatatatatatatatatatatatatatatatatatatatatatatatatatatatacacacacacacacacacacacacacacacacacatacatatatatatatatatatatatatatatatatatatatatatatatatatatatatatatatatatacatatatacacatatacacacacatatacacacatatatattacacatacatacacacacacacacgtctatctatctatatatctatatatatataaaactgtcaGTTCTCAGTCCAAACTCTACTGTGCCACAGAATCAAttaagcaaggaataaaacacagtgaGGCAcaatgaggaaaataatcaacgacagggtgcaTGTAATGCAATTACCATCTCAgagttttcctataacaggaaTAACACAATCTGgaatatgctgttataggaaaattcTGAGGTGGTAATGGCATCACATCACCCAGTTGTTGTATTTTCCTCATTGtaccccattgtgttttattcctttcttaaCCTACTGTCTGCCACAGTAGTATTTGGAATGAGAACTGAAACTAATTATATAAGATCTGTTTAAATATTAGATTATTATGGCAGTTACATGCTTTTAACCTATTAGTATTAGACATTTTTGTAGCATCACTCATTGCCTGTGAAGACAAGAGGataaaaaatgttacaaaagCCACTTCTGCTAAGCATTTAGCTGTTAATTAATTCAGAATCTTGCTTAAAACATCAGACATAACATGCAAGAACACCCCAATAATTTTTGTGTACCAAACACTTAGGAATTTAGGATATAAGCTGCAGTGATGTTTTCAGTGTCTTCACGTGCGATGACCTCGTTCTCCTGCAGAGCACAGTGGAATCTGGGCTTTTTTAGACTGACACATGCGGGTTTGTGGGTTTTGATGGCAGATATTTAGCTGAACTCATGTCAAGTTACTCATTGTTCTGCCTTTGGGCTTAGCTGTTTTCCCCGTTATATTTTGATGAAATCGTTCTGCAACGATGGACATGCACAGCAGCTGAAATTGGATAAACTGGACAAACTTAGTAGCATCATATCATGAATTTCTTTTGAGCAGAATGTAGAATAAACATGTCACAAGTGAACAACGTTGGGAGTTTTGACTTGTAATGAATTTCAGAACTGCACATATTAATACAAGAGGATGTATATCTAAAGAGTATGAAAGATACTGATGTATTATAACTAAAAGTGGGAGATATGACAGACTTCATATTCCTGTACTTTGAACGTAACTTGTTCTGTACAGCATCATTTTCGCTGTTTAAAGTACAGATTTGCTAGCAACCTGGCAAATTTTCAAATCCTGCAACGTGATCTCCCAACACATGGTGGACTTGTCATACTTTGCGTAAATGCTGAGGGAAGTGTGTGtcaaagaaatatttttcaaatatcCTCTCTTTTCAAAGCAAATTGATATTGAGCTtgtgtggatgtttttttgttttgtttttttaaaccccttCTTTCCAAATTTGGCTTGCACAATTCGTATTGCATTTTGCTCAAGTCTCAGCATGCTGTAATGCCAAAGGAGCTGTTAATGTCCAAAAAGGCCTGGTCCTGCTCACATCAATATTACATATGGTTACAATTTTACTGCAGTCTAAAGTGACTGGAAGGAATTCTGTCTCTCCAATAATGTCTGAAGACTTCAGCTTAACAAGATTTAGACTTACTTCCTActtctggttaaaaaaatacGAGGTTGGACAAGAACATACCTGCAAAAATAGAATAATGAACTGAAGAACTGGAGCAGTGCCTGAGTACCAAAGTTCATGCGTTCAATAGCTGTGTTTCCAGTCCTAGGGATAGTGTGatagtgttattttttttttcctttttttaagtCTTAAGTGATCTTTTTTCTCATCTACAAATTCacataataatttattaactaTTTTACAAGgaatattttatgtttaaaaaaacatttaacataaaTGAACAGCTATTGATTTTTAACACTTATGACCATGTATGCCATTTATTTTGCTTGTCTGTTGGCAGGGAAACCATGGTTTATCTGCAGTGGTTTACTCCAGTACAATTATTGCACAACATGAGTCGTGTTTTGCAAAAATATGCCTTCATGTGGTCATTTTTTAAGAGTCTCGTCTATCAAAGTTCATCTACAGAGAGTTATGCATTTGATCCTTAATCAAATCTCCACCAATTCTTCTCCTCACTGAAAGGAATATAATCATTCCAGACCctatatttatgcaaaaattTTAGCTTCAAAGGAAAAAGTCGATTTGTGACtgcacaaaacagaaaaacacatttctatatTGTTTTGCAGGATATCAAATGCTGGTTGCTTTTAGGCATTTTTCATAACAACAAGAGTCTTAGGAGTTTTACGAGAATACAGAACAGATCATAACTAACATGTCCCAGGAGGCTACTTTTGAAGAGTAAAATTGTTCAGGATGATACCAGAGTACATTGAGAAGAGATTTGAAAAAGAGACCTGAACCATGTCACGTCTTCGACTGAAACTTGATGTGAAGAATCAGCATTCACACTTTCAGCATTCACATTCAGGGCTGGTCTTAAAGGAAGgtagaggaacagaggaggtgTTGTGTGGGGCCCACAAGCACCCTGCAAGCCAGAGCCTCCACCTGCTGAGGGCTGACACTCATCAGTTCCCTCCCACTGCTACAAATCAAGCACAATGTCCTTATTCAAAAAAGCTGACAGAGTTTCAGCCATCTCAGTAACAAAA
Coding sequences:
- the ror2 gene encoding tyrosine-protein kinase transmembrane receptor ROR2 isoform X2, yielding MSDALSIDFTPSNWQSLFPGMMHISRITRLALCNSLKTFLLVLSVLTSVRGAAANVNLSESGEMEPLAEAQSGGLPTVEGYFLEFVEPPNNMTIMQGQTATLHCKVAGNPWPTIKWLKNDAPVVQEQGRISIRKTESGSKLRIQDLDTTDTGYYQCIASNTLKVISATGVLYVRLDQSSTRGPDDATHEKGFCQPYRGIACARFIGNRSIYVESLQMQGESENRITAAFTMIGTSTQLSDQCSQFAIPSFCHYVFPLCEEGTRGPRRRQLCRDECEAIENDLCRAEYTIARSHPLILMQLELPKCKLLPHPGSPDAASCMRIGVPTNRLETYHSCYNDSGANYRGVVSKTTSGQQCQPWTNQYPHSHHLTPKDYPELRGGHNFCRNPGGQMEAPWCFTLDPHVRIEFCDVRPCKPPENMKKEILYILIPSIAIPLVIACLFFLVCMCRNKQKESVDTPPRRQLTASPSQDMEMPLLNQHKQAKLREINLSAVRFMEELGEDRFGKVYKGHLYGTAPGEQTQVVAIKTVKDKDEGTLQEEFRHEATLRSRLQHPNIVCLLGLVTKEQPMSMVFSYSGHGDLHEFLVMRSPHSDVGSSDDDKTVKSALEQADFLHIVTQVAAGMEYLSSHHVVHKDLAARNILVCDKLNVKILDLGLFREVYSADYYKLMGNSPFPIRWMSPEAIMYGKFSTDSDIWSYGVVLWEIFSYGLQPYCGYSNQDVIEMVRNRQVLSCPDDCPSWIYTLMLECWNEFPARRPRFKDIHARLRTWESLSNYNSSAQTSGASNTTQTSSLSTSPVSNISAARYVTPKKTSPFPQPQFMPMKGQMRPMVPPQLYIPVNGYQPVPAYPYLQNFYPMQIPMQMPSQQMHPQMVPKAGSHHSGSGSTSTGYVTTAPSNASGTEKTGLLSEDAKAAEDNMADGASQNGLHNDDTSVPETELLGDNDSPQIDDNEMHSEA
- the ror2 gene encoding tyrosine-protein kinase transmembrane receptor ROR2 isoform X3; the encoded protein is MEPLAEAQSGGLPTVEGYFLEFVEPPNNMTIMQGQTATLHCKVAGNPWPTIKWLKNDAPVVQEQGRISIRKTESGSKLRIQDLDTTDTGYYQCIASNTLKVISATGVLYVRLDQSSTRGPDDATHEKGFCQPYRGIACARFIGNRSIYVESLQMQGESENRITAAFTMIGTSTQLSDQCSQFAIPSFCHYVFPLCEEGTRGPRRRQLCRDECEAIENDLCRAEYTIARSHPLILMQLELPKCKLLPHPGSPDAASCMRIGVPTNRLETYSPSDHSCYNDSGANYRGVVSKTTSGQQCQPWTNQYPHSHHLTPKDYPELRGGHNFCRNPGGQMEAPWCFTLDPHVRIEFCDVRPCKPPENMKKEILYILIPSIAIPLVIACLFFLVCMCRNKQKESVDTPPRRQLTASPSQDMEMPLLNQHKQAKLREINLSAVRFMEELGEDRFGKVYKGHLYGTAPGEQTQVVAIKTVKDKDEGTLQEEFRHEATLRSRLQHPNIVCLLGLVTKEQPMSMVFSYSGHGDLHEFLVMRSPHSDVGSSDDDKTVKSALEQADFLHIVTQVAAGMEYLSSHHVVHKDLAARNILVCDKLNVKILDLGLFREVYSADYYKLMGNSPFPIRWMSPEAIMYGKFSTDSDIWSYGVVLWEIFSYGLQPYCGYSNQDVIEMVRNRQVLSCPDDCPSWIYTLMLECWNEFPARRPRFKDIHARLRTWESLSNYNSSAQTSGASNTTQTSSLSTSPVSNISAARYVTPKKTSPFPQPQFMPMKGQMRPMVPPQLYIPVNGYQPVPAYPYLQNFYPMQIPMQMPSQQMHPQMVPKAGSHHSGSGSTSTGYVTTAPSNASGTEKTGLLSEDAKAAEDNMADGASQNGLHNDDTSVPETELLGDNDSPQIDDNEMHSEA
- the ror2 gene encoding tyrosine-protein kinase transmembrane receptor ROR2 isoform X1, which gives rise to MSDALSIDFTPSNWQSLFPGMMHISRITRLALCNSLKTFLLVLSVLTSVRGAAANVNLSESGEMEPLAEAQSGGLPTVEGYFLEFVEPPNNMTIMQGQTATLHCKVAGNPWPTIKWLKNDAPVVQEQGRISIRKTESGSKLRIQDLDTTDTGYYQCIASNTLKVISATGVLYVRLDQSSTRGPDDATHEKGFCQPYRGIACARFIGNRSIYVESLQMQGESENRITAAFTMIGTSTQLSDQCSQFAIPSFCHYVFPLCEEGTRGPRRRQLCRDECEAIENDLCRAEYTIARSHPLILMQLELPKCKLLPHPGSPDAASCMRIGVPTNRLETYSPSDHSCYNDSGANYRGVVSKTTSGQQCQPWTNQYPHSHHLTPKDYPELRGGHNFCRNPGGQMEAPWCFTLDPHVRIEFCDVRPCKPPENMKKEILYILIPSIAIPLVIACLFFLVCMCRNKQKESVDTPPRRQLTASPSQDMEMPLLNQHKQAKLREINLSAVRFMEELGEDRFGKVYKGHLYGTAPGEQTQVVAIKTVKDKDEGTLQEEFRHEATLRSRLQHPNIVCLLGLVTKEQPMSMVFSYSGHGDLHEFLVMRSPHSDVGSSDDDKTVKSALEQADFLHIVTQVAAGMEYLSSHHVVHKDLAARNILVCDKLNVKILDLGLFREVYSADYYKLMGNSPFPIRWMSPEAIMYGKFSTDSDIWSYGVVLWEIFSYGLQPYCGYSNQDVIEMVRNRQVLSCPDDCPSWIYTLMLECWNEFPARRPRFKDIHARLRTWESLSNYNSSAQTSGASNTTQTSSLSTSPVSNISAARYVTPKKTSPFPQPQFMPMKGQMRPMVPPQLYIPVNGYQPVPAYPYLQNFYPMQIPMQMPSQQMHPQMVPKAGSHHSGSGSTSTGYVTTAPSNASGTEKTGLLSEDAKAAEDNMADGASQNGLHNDDTSVPETELLGDNDSPQIDDNEMHSEA